One window of the Dreissena polymorpha isolate Duluth1 chromosome 5, UMN_Dpol_1.0, whole genome shotgun sequence genome contains the following:
- the LOC127831235 gene encoding LOW QUALITY PROTEIN: putative acyl--CoA ligase YdaB (The sequence of the model RefSeq protein was modified relative to this genomic sequence to represent the inferred CDS: inserted 1 base in 1 codon), with the protein MSMYNSFDMLLLHTGLMLAGGVPVYLSTTLKDGSDLIDMLNAMEVEILFMDVLSKDAVAIIETLFDNSCLTVSLKHILYSGNIIEDHAGKITKMYIKEFLVSPAPEHVVFPDLQPEDTWAHFCSSGSTGKPQAITYTHXGILNWTALTNAAFGIMDESVWFYDRTFSWVVGYPRTNFTEESFVLSGERISRSAVTELQKIAPTASLHSYYGTTETGGTASYTMTDPSQWEDGIIGSPFRGVEMKLVDDNWCVVPKGESGELLVRCAWRFRGYKTKEFGVDDLNWFHTGDVAFLRDNHQLVINGRKKELISIGTSKFLPWQIEEVLRKCPGVANAFAFGVPDPRLKQIVCACVVPKSGVQLMTDDLVKYCDDTILDEDPALVVCGKPTYHVILEKVPLLASGRINRLEICRTAIDKLGP; encoded by the exons ATGAGCATGTACAATTCCTTCGACATGTTGCTGCTACATACCGGATTGATGCTAGCAGGCGGTGTTCCTGTTTATTTGAGTACAACACTGAAAGACGGAAGTGATTTAATCGATATGTTGAATGCGATGGAAGTAGAAATTCTATTTATGGATGTACTCAGTAAAGATGCAGTGGCAATCATAGAAACACTTTTTGACAATAGCTGTCTAACGGTCTCTTTAAAACACATTCTCTACTCGGGAAACATTATCGAGGACCATGCTGGCAAGATTACTAAAATGTATATCAAAGAGTTTCTTGTGAGTCCTGCTCCAGAGCATGTTGTGTTCCCAGATCTTCAACCGGAAGACACATGGGCCCATTTTTGCTCCTCTGGTTCAACGGGAAAACCGCAAGCAATCACGTACACAC TTGGAATACTCAACTGGACTGCCCTGACCAATGCTGCATTTGGTATAATGGACGAAAGTGTTTGGTTCTACGACAGAACATTCAGTTGGGTGGTGGGATATCCACGGACAAATTTTACTGAGG AAAGCTTTGTGTTGTCAGGCGAACGTATTTCTCGTTCAGCGGTGACCGAGTTGCAAAAGATCGCTCCTACAGCTTCACTCCACTCCTACTATGGAACCACAGAGACGGGCGGCACTGCTTCGTATACAATGACGGATCCCTCACAGTGGGAAGATGGCATTATTG GTTCGCCGTTCCGGGGTGTTGAGATGAAACTAGTGGATGACAATTGGTGTGTAGTACCAAAAGGTGAATCCGGCGAATTGCTTGTCCGCTGTGCATGGCGGTTTAGAGGGTATAAGACCAAAGAATTCGGAGTTGATGACCTAAACTGGTTTCACACCGGCGACGTAGCCTTTCTTCGAGACAACCATCAGTTGGTTATTAACGGCCGTAAAAAGGAACTTATCTCGATTGGCACATCGAAGTTCTTACCTTGGCAAATTGAAGAAGTCCTTCGGAAATGCCCTGGAGTCGCAAATGCTTTTGCTTTCGGTGTGCCCGATCCAAGACTTAAACAGATTGTGTGCGCATGCGTGGTTCCTAAGTCAGGCGTTCAACTGATGACAGACGACCTTGTTAAATACTGCGATGACACGATTTTAGACGAGGATCCTGCACTGGTAGTTTGCGGCAAACCCACGTATCACGTGATACTAGAAAAAGTGCCCCTGCTAGCCTCAGGCAGAATAAATCGGCTGGAGATTTGTCGGACGGCCATCGACAAACTCGGTCCTTGA